TTTTCCCGCTCCCGTTAGGGCCTCTTACGGCCAACCGGTCGCCGCGGTTCAGATAGAAGGTGAGCTTATTAAAAAGCGGTTGATCTTCGTAACCAAAACAGATGTCCTTCACTTGGATAAGGGTACGGCCGCCGAAAGCTTCCCCTTCCAGCTCCATGTTCAGCTTAGGACCGCTTCGCGGTTTATCCACCCGCTCTGCTTCCAGCCGTTCCAGCGCTTTTTCCTTGGCATGATATCTTGAGATGTTCTTCTTGGCCTTGGCCTTGTAAAAGCTGGCGGTGATCTTGACGTCATTTACGTCCCCGGCCGCGTTATGCGCTTTATGGAACCACTCCTCATATCTTCGGATCGATTCCTCCAGCGCTTTGCGGGCCAGCTCCTGCTTCCGGTAAAGCGTCTCTTGTTCGCGCAGCTCCCGTTCCTTTTCGCGGCGGTAATCCGTATATCCTCCCCGGTAACGCCGAAGTTCCTCCGAGGTCAGCTCACATACGGAGGTTGCTACCCGATCGATGAATTCCCTGTCATGGGAAACAAACAACACAGTGCCTTTATAGGACGACACCAGCCACTGCTCCAGCCAGACCAAGCTCTCGCTGTCCAAATGGTTCGTGGGCTCGTCGAGCAGTAAAAATTTCGGTGCCGATACAAGGAGCCCTGACAGCATGACCTTCGTCTTCTGGCCTCCGCTCAGCTCGCGGTAGGATACGGGCCACACCTCTGGCCCGATGCCCAGCATCGTCATCGCTTTCTCCACCTCGGTCTCCCACTGGAAACCGTTCTGGGACTCGTAACGCTCCAGCAGATTGCCATATTGCTCAAGCAATGGTTCCATTTCGACAGGACTGCCGCCATTCATCTGCTGCTCGACGCCGGCAAGCTGAAGCTTCAGCTGCCATAATGAAGGATGACTGCGGCTGCGCACCGTATCGATGGCACTCCTATCGATTTCGTCCGGCTCATCCTGCTGCCTGAGCCAGCCCCAGCGCTCTCGCGGGAGAATCGCCTCCACAACGCCGGAGGTCGGCTCAAGCTCACCGGCCAGGATGGAGAGGAGCGTGGTTTTGCCGGTACCGTTGCGCCCATACAGCGCAATCCGTTCTCCTTCCGCCACCTCCAGCTGAATGTCTTCAAACAGCGGCCTTCCTTGGAGCTCCATACTTATATCTTTCGCTTTTAGAATCATAGTCATATCGTCTCATCCTCTCTCTTTGAAAAAACTAAAAAACCGCAAGCGATGGCCTGCGGCGGATGTTATAAAGAGAGATATGGGTCTGGTCTGAATGAACGGGACGAATTTGCACGACCGACACTAACTTCGGCTGTTCATTCCAGTCCAGCCTTGACTGCTATTGAAATGAAGCTCAATAACCTCGCCGTTAGCGGAAGCTGCAAATCCGTTCCATGGATGTGATTGTATTTCATTAGAGTACCATTTCAACATAACAAAAAGAGGCACCCCAGTCACATTGTTCAGACACACCAAATCTCTCCTCTACCGCCGTAGAGAAACGCCTGCAAACCACATGCAGTTGTTTAGAGAAAAGGGTGTCTTACTTCATTGGACTAGGTTACCTCGCATTCTTGGAATGAAATTATGGTCATTATAACAGATATTCTGCGCTTGTAAAAGGGGTAAACTCATCTCGCCCGTGTCGGTCAACACTGCCGTCAACCGTCTGGATGACCAAATCTTTGCAAGGAACTAATGTCCCTCCTATATTTCGTCGTCGACCCATACCGTGTTCGGAGACACGTTATAAGGGCCTAGCTGCTTCGGAGAAAACGAATACGGCGAGTGTTCGTCCTTCAGCCACATATTCCCCTTGATGATGAAGATATACGCGGCGATAACAAAATAAACCGAGCCCAAAATCCAATCCCACGCACTTGCCAGATTGTAACTAACGATATGATAGATATACCAGCCGCCGATCGGAAAATGAAACAGCAGGACGGCGCCCAAGCCGGGATTGTATATCGTTCTTGCTTTGATGTTGGCAAATATGCCGTGCCAAATAAATTGGAAAAAGCCCATGAAGACGGGGGCAAGACCAAGCCAGATGAGATGCGGGACAAACACGGGAAGAAGATAAAACAGATAAGCGATGCCGAGATTGATGATCATAGCAGACTGCGTATTCAGCGGATAGCGTTCCGGATGCTCGCTTCGAAAAATGACGCCGTTAAACAGCCCTCCGAAATACCCCGGCCACCGATATTCTTCGAATTGATGCACCAATATCGCCACAAAGCTGAGCCATAAAATGACTTCGATTTCCGGCATGAGACTCCCATTGACCAACAATCCAATGCATACAAAGAAGGCGACAACGATGCCCAGATCCTGCCAATAATCTCTTAGAAATTTCATTTTCCTCGCTCCTTTGCTTCTCCATGTTCAGGAAAATAGCGCTCAAACAAAAAATCGATTTGCCGGTCGATGGGAGCAGGCTTGACCCCGGCTCCGGATTCGAGCAGCGGCTTCATTAATGCAGGGAGAAAAATGGCGCCGAAAATTTGCGTAACCATCATCATTAATGAGTCCGGCCGTTTCTCCCCCGTGATCTCTGTAAACACCTTTTGAAGCTTATGAAATCCAGTTGCTTGCAAAAATTCCCCATACTCATGTTGGGACGCGAACATCGCCGAGCCGGCCGCTATCGTGTGCAGCACCAGCTCCGGATATTGCTGAATGACCTGAACGTAACGGGTTAAAAATAATTTCAATCGCTCCTTCGGTGGCACAGACACGTGATCGAGCACATCGAAGGTATCCCGGAAGCCGATCAGCAATCCCTTGATCGCCTCGTTGATCAGCTTGTCTTTCGAGCCAAAATAGTAATTGACAAGCGCGATGTTGGCGTCGGAACGGGAAGCAATCTTGCGAATCGTAACACTGTCGAATCCTTCCCGCTTGATTACATCTAGTGTCGTCTGCAAAATCTTCTCTTTGGTGTCATTGCTGTGGTCTGGCGATGCCATCGAACCCCTCCCTATCTATCCTGATGCAACAATTTATTAAACATTGTTTTAAACATTGTTTAATGAGAGTATACCACCCTTTTTATGACAAAGCAATCGTTAGAATTCTCCCGAAATTCCCCGCCAACGCGGTAAAAATCTGTACTTTTGCAGCATATTAAGTCGCTAGCCCTTCATGGGGGGCATTGGCAACGCTCTACCGGCAGCCCATCAAGCTTCGGTTAGATAAGCGCATCGTTACAGCAAAAAAAAGCCCTTGTCCTTTCAAGGACTTTTTTGTGTGTATGGTGCTTGTTATATGAATCGAACGGGAAATCGAAAGTTCGTAAATTCGGATTTCCGCAAACAAAAAACCCTTGTCACCAAGGGTTTTCGTTCTAACTATAAGCGGGTGATGGGAATCGAACCCACGCTACCAGCTTGGAAGGCTGGAGTTCTACCATTGAACTACACCCGCACATATACCTACAAAAGTGACGCTATGCTTCGGAGCATATTTCGATTACTTTTGCGAGGCCCTAATTCATAAGCGAATCGGGACGACACGATTTGAACATGCGACCCCCTGGTCCCAAACCAGGTGCTCTACCAAGCTGAGCTACGTCCCGATAATGAAGATGGCGTCTTTTGAAGACAAAAATAAATATACCATGTCGAACATATAATTTCAACATGTATTTTATGGAAAATGGATCGCCCGTATATTAAAGCAAACAGCATCCTTCCCGGGAAGGATGCTGTTTTACCTTGACCTGATATGAGGGCTGTGAAAGCACCTTGCCTATTTTTTGTCGAAGGTCACTTCCGGTGTCGTTAATTTATCATAAAAATCCACAATTTTGTCTTTATCCTCCGAAGCACGGAGTGCCATGGCGGAGCGCGGATGTTCGTCCAAGGTGCCTGTAATCATGTAAGGCATAATATAACCCCACTCTTCTTTTTCGCGAAGAGGGATCATGTAGCGCTCGATAATATCCAGTACCGGACGCAGCTCATACTTCGTGCCTTTCAGATGGGTAACCAGAAGCTCGGTCGGGCAGTTGCCGGCCGCACGTCCCATCCCGTACACGGATGCATCCAGAAGCTCAACGCCAAGATCTGCAGCGACCAGCGTGTTGGAGAACGCCATCTGCATGTTGTTATGGGTATGAACGCCCAGACGTTTGTTCGGCAGATGGGTCTTGAACTTATTTACAAGGTACTCCATATCTTTATGATCAAGGCTTCCGTAAGAATCGACGATGTAGACCACATCCACGACGCTCTCCTTGATCAGCTCAAAAGCTTCCAGCAGCTCGTTCTCCATCACGTTGGAGAGAGCCATAATGTTCAGCGTAGTCTCGTAACCACGATCGTGGAAGGTCTGAACCAGCGCAAGCGCCTTATCCACGTCTTTGATGTAACAAGCGACACGGATGAGATCCAACAAGCTTTCCTCGCGTGACAAAATATCGTCTTCATCCACACGGCCGATATCTACAAGGGCGGACAGTTTGGTCTTGCCTTTATGAGGAATCACTTCTCTGAGGAAGTCATCATCCAGAAAACGCCAAGGGCCCGCCTGATCAGCGCCTTTCAGCAGTTTAGGCGAATTTTTATAACCGATTTCCATATAGTCCACGCCAGCCTCATTCAGGCCCGCATATAAATTTTGTACAAATTCCACACTAAAACCCCAATTATTGACCAGTCCGCCATCGCGAATGGTACAGTCTACAATCTTTGTCTGACTACTCTTAATCATTCTAAGCTAAACTCCTCTCGGCAATTTTTCTCTTCATCATACTTGAATGCCGGTTGAAAAGTAAAGCAAAAACGTCCGAAAGACGGACGTTTTTCTAAGGGATATGGGACTCCCACTGACATCTTCATTTCATAGCAAGCGATTCAATCCATGACGACCTGGACCTGCTTAAGAATCCAGTCGGTGATGGTGCGAACGAGCACACCCGTTGCCCCTTTGGGATCCACGCCCCGCTCCTTGGATAAGTAAGCCGTACCTGCTATGTCAAAATGCACCCAGGGCAGCCCATCAGCAAATGTCCCTACAAAAAGACCACCCGTTATCGTCCCGCCTTCTCGGCCCGTCTGATTTCGTAAATCCGCCACCTCACTCTTCAATTTATCCCAGAACTCCGGATAGGATGGAAGCGGCCATATTTTTTCGCCGGCCCTCCGAGATGAGGTAATAAGCTCTTGCAAAAAGGTCTCATCATTAGTTACGGCCCCAGTGGCTATATCCCCAAGAGCCGAAACGACAGCACCTGTCAATGTGGCCACATCAATCAAACGCGAAGCCCCGAGCTGCTTGGCATAAGTTACTCCGTCCGCAAGCACAATACGTCCCTCAGCATCCGTATTCAATACTTCGATGGTGCGACCGCTCAACGTCGTGACAATATCACCGGGTTTAAAGGCACTACCGCTCATTACATTTTCCGCTGACGGAATCACCATCACTACATTTACCCTGGGACGAATCCGTCCGAGCGCTTCCATAACGCCCAGTACGGTAGCCGCCCCGCCCATGTCGCTGATCATATCCTCCATCCCAGATGCCCTCTTCAGCGATACACCACCGGTATCAAACGTAACCCCCTTACCAACAAGGCCAATCACATCCTCCCACGTCTCCCGTCCCTGATAACGGAGCGCAATCATGCGCGGTGGATGTATGCTGCCTTTACCTACGGCCAGAAGGCCGCCCATGCCCTTCTCGACAAGTCCTTCCTCGTCCAGTACCTGTGCTTCAAAACCGTTCCGTTTTGCAACCTGAAGTGCCTTCTGGGCCAAGTCTTCCGGCAACAGCATATTGCCGGGCAGGTTCGTTAAATCCCGTGCCAGACAGGTCGCTTCTCCAATCGCTGCCCCTAATGACATCCCCTTCGTCCACCCAGCTTCAAATTCCGCATCCATATCTTCTTCTATATAATAGAGGATTTCTTCTAAATTCGTTTGTTCGGCAGCATCACGCTTATAATGAGGTTTCCGATAGCTTCCGAGGATAAAACCTTCAGTTAAAGCCTGAGCAGCATCTTGGGGAGTCTGTTCGGCAGTGAAGTTGACCATCGTATTCGGAATTTGAATGGCAGCACTGCGTACACCCGATTTCACGGCGGCTTTCCCCGCTTGTGCTGAAAGCAGCCGCAGCTGCTCGGATGTCAAGATTCCTTCGGGGCGGCCCAGCCATATTAACAGGCGCGATTCACCTTCGATGCTCTCCGGCCATACGAATGACCGATTGGGAGTTCCGTCAAATAACCGACTCTCGGCCAACGGTTTGAGCAGTGGATCCCAGGCCTCGGAAACACCGCCTTCCGCCGTTTGTTTTTTCGTTACGGGAATGATGATAGCATCGGTATGCACCTGCCCGGATGATAAGCTGCCTTGTAATGTCCACTTCATGCGATCTTCTCCTCCTAAAAAAGAAAAAGCCATTCCATCGGAACAGCTGCTCTCGTATTTATTTCAGGCATGAATCGTACATTCTTATACTTCCGAAACGTCCAATTTAGGAAATGTAATCACAAACTCCGTCCCGCTACCAACCTGACTATCCACGGCAATCGAGCCACCATGATTTCTAATAATACTGTAACTCACGGATAATCCCAGCCCCGTTCCGCTCTCTTTCGTTGTGAAGAATGGATTGAACAGATGGTTCAATGTATTCTGATCCATGCCGCCACCGTTATCCGAAATGCAGATGTTGATATGTTTCCCCGTATCGCGGGCGGAAATATCAATTACTCCGGTGATATTCTCATCATGATGCTCATTAATCGCATCCAGGGCATTTTTAATAATATTCAGAATCACCTGTTTGATCTGCTTCACATCCACGGAAATAAACGCAGGTGGGGTCTTATCAGTGTGCAGAATAATTTGGCATCCCTTCATTAAGGCTTCACTTTCAGTTAGTAGAACGACTTCCTTCAATAAAGAGGATACGGACACAATCTTGGTTTCTGGAGCAGAGGGTTTGGAGGAATTTAGAAACTCATATATAATATCATTCGCACGATCAATCTCCGTAAGGATAATTCTGGCATATTCGTCCTTACCTAAGCTTACGAGATGTGGACGAAGCAGTTGGATGAAGCCACGGATGGAGGTCAGCGGGTTCCGTATCTCATGGGCAATGGATGCCGAGATCTTTCCCAGCATGGCCAGCTTATCGTTCTGATAAGCGGTTTGCTCAATTCGTTTGAAGTCAGATACATCCTTCACGCTGATCAGAAAATCGCCTTCCATCTGGTCCCCATAAGTCATGGTGATCAACCACGATCTGCCATATTCATCAACCAGTTCATGAAATCTCTTGCGATGGAATACCGTTTCCCGGAAAATGCGAAGTATTTTTCTCTTCTTGAATCTGGAGAGCTGGGGATGACGCAATAGTTGGGTCAGCGTACAGCCAGTCAGCGATTTACGGGATACACCTAATAATTTTGCCATCTGTACATTAACAAATGCCAACACACCGTCACTATCAAAGAGGATGATCCCGCTGTCGAGATTCTCCAGTATGTTCTCATACTTGTTCCTAATAAGCTGGCTGGAATGAAAAGAACGAATAGCCTGCAGCTCAGATTCACGGATTTGACTCAACAAGATGGCTCCCCCTTTTCTTGAAAAGTTGAACTCACCAAACCGACAAAAAACCTTGCAATAATCAGCTTGTCCGCCTTTGAATCAGAAGCAGCCCGAATCTGCTTCCTTCCATGATAGTCATCGAGACAAAGAAACGTCAATCAGAAATCCTGTCGAAAAATGGGAAATTGCATAAAAATACCATCCTTAGTTCTTATGTATTTCTGTTTATGTATTGTATCTAACACCTATTCCCAAACAACTAATATAATTATTACCCCCTTTGATTCCATTTGAAACATTAAAAAAGCCCCGAATATTCACGAGGCTTTATTAATTCCTGTTAAGGTTGCTTCTGGAGCCGGAGCCTGCGCTGACTCATCACGGCAAGTCGTCTTTTCAGTTCGCCCTGCCACTTCTCATCCTCCATCCATTTGGCAACCACCAGGAGATCTAACGACATATCAATCTGACTCTGAACCACCGTTAGCGGATCCTCCGACTCCCGGTTGACAACATTCTCAAAAATCGCGTCCTCATCTTCCATCACATAATCCTGAAAATCCACCTGGGATGCTCCGTCACCATGGGCATATTCGGCTAATATTTCATACTCATTCTCAACCCGATGGTGTACTTCGACGCGATGGCAGACCGGACAAGACAGCAGGGGAACATTATGTACTTGAGTGCGATAATGCTTCAGTGTACCCTTTGTACCCATCATACTAGCCCCACAGCAAAAACTCATATCGTTCACCCTCCTTTTGTGGATTCTCAACCGTTTCAAAATATTGTATTCGCTTTCACTCCCACTAATTCCTTCATGAAAAAAACCTCGATTAAAAATTTAGGCACGATTCCCTATGCTTAAGTCTGTAAGCCTATATATTTATTATATATCAACGCAAGAGCGGTTCTCTAAACAAGAGTCTTCCCCGATTTCATCCAATAAAAACAGAGGTGAAAAAACCCCCATTACCTGCACATAATGTCAGATAATGAGGGTTGCCTTAACTTTAACGAAATGGAATTACAGGTTGCTGTCGCCTGGTTTCCAGTTCATTGCGCACAATCCGCCGGATTGAAGTGCTTGGAGAACGCGAAGCGTTTCTTCTACACTGCGGCCTACGTCGTTATGGTTAACAACTTGATATTTCAATTCGCCTTCTGGATCGATGATGTACAAGCCGCGCAGAGCAACGCCTTCTTCTTCGATCAGAACACCATAGTCTCTTGCTACATTTTTGGTGATGTCGGAAGCCAGTGGGAAGTTCAATGCTCCCAGACCATTAGCTTCTTTAGCTGTGTTGATCCAAGCTTTGTGGCTGTGGATAGAGTCAACACTTACACCCAGAATTTCAGTATCCAATGCTTTGAATTGATCGTAAGCATCGCTGAGAGCCGTGATTTCAGTTGGACATACAAAAGTGAAATCAAGCGGATAGAAGAAGAATACGAGCCATTTGCCGCGGTAGTCGGACAGGCTTACTTTACCAAAATCTTTACCGTCTCCTGATACAGTTTCCATTGTAAAATCAGGAGCCGCTTTACCAACCAAACGTTCTGCCATGATTGAATTCCTCCTTAACATATGTAAGAAAATACGAGTATTTTCTACATGCTATGTTCCTATGAACATTTAATAGAAATGTTATCATTGAGGCTAATCAAAGTCAAGATTGTAAAGGTTACTTTATTATAATTATTATAAATAAGGAGTTTCTTTGAACGAATGCTTCTTCTATTAACGGATAGCCGCGGCGATCAAATCGCCCATTTCTGTCGTGCTGAGCGCCTTGCTCTTATCCACCGCAATGTCAGCTGTCCGATGTCCGGCATCAAGCACCTCGGCAACAGCACGTTCAATTGCGTCTGCCGCATCCTCGTAGCCGAACGTGAGGCGGTACATCAGCGCGACGGAAAGAATCGTTGCAATTGGGTTTGCCAAGCCTTGACCGGCAATGTCCGGTGCCGAACCGTGTACCGGCTCGTACAGACCGAAAGCTCCTTCACCCATGGATGCGGATGCCAGCATGCCGATGGAACCTGTCAGCATCGCTGCTTCATCGCTTAGAATATCGCCGAACATGTTCTCGGTTACGATCACGTCAAAGCTGGACGGACGACGCAGCAGCTGCATCGCGCAATTGTCTACCAGCACATGCTCCAGCTCCACATCCGGATATTCAGGAGCGATGCGGTTTACCGTTTCGCGCCACAAGCGGGACGTTTCCAGCACGTTCGCTTTATCGACAGAAGCCAGCTTCTTCCGGCGCTTCTGTGCAATCTCGAAGGCTTGATGAACGATGCGCTCTACCTCCGCCGTGTTGTATACACAGGTATCTACCGCTTCTTCCCCACCAGCACCTTCGCGTCTGAACTTCTCGCCGAAGTATATGCCTCCTGTCAGCTCACGAACGACCATCAAGTCGGTACCTTCGAGAACTTCAGGCTTCAATGTGGACGCATCTTTCAAGCAATCGAAAATGACAGCCGGACGCAGGTTGGAGAACAAGCCAAGCTCTTTACGGATGCCAAGCAATCCGGTTTCCGGACGAAGCTCCTTCGAATTGTTGTCCCATTTCGGTCCGCCCACCGCACCCAGCAATACAGCATCAGCACTTTTACATACATTCAGCGTTTCTTCTGGCAGCGGCGTCCCTTTCTCATCAATGGCAATGCCGCCAAACAGCGCATGTTCCGTTGTAAATGAATATCCGAACACCTCTTCAGTACGTTTAATGATCTTCTCCGCTTCCGCCACTACTTCAGGGCCGATGCCGTCTCCGGCAATTACCGCGATTTTTTTCGTTTCTGCCATTCTTCGTCACTCCTTATTTATATATACACTGGTCGTATTTAATCATCTAGTTACTGTTGTAACATACTTTCCCCTCGATTGACCAAGATATAGAAACTATGAACTTAATTCGTTTTGCCTATAAGTAGGGGGAATGTGGTCAGGGAGAAAACGGCTTCGAAGACTTAATGTGAAGCTCAAAGACTTAATGCAAAGCTTCGAAGGACTTAATGCAAAACTTCGAAGGACTTAATGTGGGAGGCTCCAAGTACGTATCGTTCCTCCAATCGCTGTTGTCGCCGAATTTCTGGATTGTATTTTAGGGGTTGAAATTCGGCTCCAAAGGCGACCGCTTCGCTTTTCCGGAATCGATTCGTCCTCTCCGCTGCTTTGAAGCCGAACGGATTAGCAGGTTCAATGGAGAAGAGCGAATCTCCCTGACCACAAGGGTTGTGGGAATTTGAAGAGCCGCCCTATGCATAAAGCATGGGGCGGCTCTTCAAGGTAACATCTTGTTGGGAGCTCTTTGACTCCTAGACTTTCTTTTTTCTGCTTGTCTGCTACTTGTGTCTTGCTCCCGCTACTTGGTCCTGTTCCATGCTCCTGCTGCTTGTCTCTGCTTCTTTCTTCTTGCTGCTTTATTTTTGCTCCTGCTACTTGAGTCTTCTCCCGCTACTTGATCCTGTTCCATGCTCCTGCTGCTTGATTTGCTGCTTGTTTCTGCTTCTTGCTTCTTTAAAATTAAGTTCTCCCACGTCATTAGTTACATTTTTCTGCCAATACGCTACAATAGGGGTGAATTTGTCTTATACCCTAAACGACCAAGGAGTGATCATTGATTATGCAGTACACTGCTCTAGGTAAATCCGGTATGAAAGTAAGTCGTTTATGTCTGGGGACGATGAATTTCGGTCCTGCCACGGATGAAAAGGAAGCCTTCCGCATCATGGATGCAGCGCTTGACGCCGGCGTCAACTTCTTCGATACGGCCAATGTCTACGGCTGGGGCGAGAACTCCGGGCTGACTGAAACCATTATCGGACGCTGGTTTAATCAAGGCGGGGGGCGCCGCGAGAAAGTCGTTTTGGCAACCAAATTCTACGGCTCCATGAGTGATCCTCTGGATGGCCCCAACAATGAAGCCGGACTATCAAGCTATAAACTTCGTCGTCATCTCGAAGCATCGCTCAAGCGTCTGCAAACGGATCATATCGAGCTGTACCAAATGCATCACGTGGATCCTTCCGTTTCATGGGACGAGCTGTGGGGAGCTTTTGAGGTTGCGGTTCATCAAGGAAAAATCGGATATGTCGGATCCAGCAACTTCGCGGGCTGGCAGATTGCGGTTGCGCAAGCCGCGGCCCAAAGCCGTCACTTCCTGGGCCTCGTTTCCGAGCAGCATAAATACAGCCTGACTTGTCGATTGCCGGAGCTAGAAGTGCTTCCAGCTTCGCAGCAGCTCGGACTCGGCGTTATTCCATGGAGCCCGCTGGACGGGGGACTGCTGGGACGCAATGCGCTTAAGAAAATAGAAGGCACACGCAGCGGAGGCAATGCGGAACGCGTGGAGAAGCATCGCACGCAGCTGGAACAGTTCGCGGCACTCTGCCAGGAGCTGGGCGAACCGCAGGACAATGTCGCCCTTGCCTGGGTACTTAAGAACCCGGCGGTTACGGGACCGATTATCGGACCGCGCACGCTGGAGCAATTCGAAAGCTCCCTGCGCTCGCTTGAGATTGAACTCGATGAAGCCGTGATGAAGCGTCTGGATGAAATCTTCCCGGGTCCGGGCGGCGCGGCTCCGCAGGCCTACGCCTGGTAAGATTCGGATTCCGCTTCGATGCCCAAATGAAATGCTGTCTTATCTCGTTGATCAGCTGCATCAAGCCGGTATCGGCGCACTGCAATGAGGCGTTAAGAGCTCGGTGCAAGTGTCTTGATACCAGCATTACACGTCTAGCCAACAGTTTAATAAAACAATTAAAAGAGGAGCCGCTTTAACAGCGGCCCCTCTTTTTCATGGTAAGCTCCTTTAGCGCTCACACTGCGATCAGAGCTCCCATCACGCCAAGTATGGATTACAGCGTAGCGCGCTCGCGCTGGCTGAACGTTTTGCGTTTCTCGATCAGGACGTTAACGGCATCCACGTAAGCTCGTGCACTCGCCTCCAAAATGTCCGTGCTCAAGCCGCGGCCTTGTGCTGCCACGTCGTTCTGCGACAGCACCACATGCACCTCGCCTTGAGCATCCTTGCCATGCGTAACCGACTTGATGGAATAATCCGCAAGCGTAACCTCTTCTCCGGTCACCTTGTCGATCGCGTTATAGATCGCGTCCACGGAACCGTTGCCTTCGGCCTCTCCCTCAATCGTCTGCTCCGCAGTCGCAATACGAACCCGCGCCGTCGGCGTAGATTCATTGCCGTAAGCAACAAAGATTGTTTCCAGCTTGAACACTTCCGGCGTATCGATCAGTTTCTCTTCCAGCAGAGCCAGCAGATCCTCATCGGATACTTCCTTCTTCTTGTCGGCCAGCACTTTGAATTTGGCGAATGCATCATTCACCTGTTCTTCGCTCAGCTCATAACCCAGATCCAGCAGCTTCTCCCGGAAAGCATGGCGGCCGGAGTGTTTGCCTAACACCAGCTTGCTTTCTTTGAGCCCGATGGACTCCGGCGTCATAATTTCGTAGGTCGTCTTCTCTTTCAGCATGCCGTCCTGATGAATGCCCGATTCATGAGCGAATGCGTTCGCGCCGACAATCGCTTTGTTGCCCGGTACAACCATACCGGTCAGCTTGCTCACAAGGCGGCTCGTGCG
Above is a window of Paenibacillus sp. FSL K6-1330 DNA encoding:
- the leuB gene encoding 3-isopropylmalate dehydrogenase, with amino-acid sequence MAETKKIAVIAGDGIGPEVVAEAEKIIKRTEEVFGYSFTTEHALFGGIAIDEKGTPLPEETLNVCKSADAVLLGAVGGPKWDNNSKELRPETGLLGIRKELGLFSNLRPAVIFDCLKDASTLKPEVLEGTDLMVVRELTGGIYFGEKFRREGAGGEEAVDTCVYNTAEVERIVHQAFEIAQKRRKKLASVDKANVLETSRLWRETVNRIAPEYPDVELEHVLVDNCAMQLLRRPSSFDVIVTENMFGDILSDEAAMLTGSIGMLASASMGEGAFGLYEPVHGSAPDIAGQGLANPIATILSVALMYRLTFGYEDAADAIERAVAEVLDAGHRTADIAVDKSKALSTTEMGDLIAAAIR
- a CDS encoding aldo/keto reductase: MQYTALGKSGMKVSRLCLGTMNFGPATDEKEAFRIMDAALDAGVNFFDTANVYGWGENSGLTETIIGRWFNQGGGRREKVVLATKFYGSMSDPLDGPNNEAGLSSYKLRRHLEASLKRLQTDHIELYQMHHVDPSVSWDELWGAFEVAVHQGKIGYVGSSNFAGWQIAVAQAAAQSRHFLGLVSEQHKYSLTCRLPELEVLPASQQLGLGVIPWSPLDGGLLGRNALKKIEGTRSGGNAERVEKHRTQLEQFAALCQELGEPQDNVALAWVLKNPAVTGPIIGPRTLEQFESSLRSLEIELDEAVMKRLDEIFPGPGGAAPQAYAW